A region of Caminicella sporogenes DSM 14501 DNA encodes the following proteins:
- a CDS encoding Na/Pi cotransporter family protein: MEIFFGLIGGLGLFLYGMNVMAAGLEKSAGDKMKKIIEVLTSNRIMGVLVGAVVTMIVQSSSATTVMVVGFVNAGIMSLTQAVGIIMGANIGTTITAQLASINFTEIAPVSVGIGVGIWLFSSNRKVKNVAEILIGFGILFIGMHFMKDAVNPLRQYEGFTNLLLSFGGNNISDKALAILSGFAVTAIIQSSSATTGLLIALASQGLLPIESAFPVVLGTNIGTCVTAMISSIGANKTAKRAALVHMLFNVIGTVLFIIFLANPTIKIVTSMSDDPARQLANAHTLFNIANTLILLPFASILVYIVKKIIPYDPNEEKEIQGIKYLDERILETPSVAMVQVMKEVLHMGNVTLESYGKAMEAFFKADEKIAAETFKFEKIINEMEREIANYLLKISNTEISSKQREIIDGLFNTINDIERVGDHADNLAELAVYRVENKLKFSDEAISELTRMHERVVKSYKEALTALKTGDTKIAQRVVEREGEIDLMEKNLRANHISRLSKQQCIPTSGVIFLDIISNLERIADHASNIALAVIDANR; this comes from the coding sequence ATGGAAATCTTTTTTGGACTAATAGGAGGATTAGGTTTATTTCTCTATGGAATGAACGTAATGGCTGCTGGACTAGAAAAGTCAGCAGGAGATAAGATGAAAAAAATCATAGAAGTTTTAACCAGTAATAGAATAATGGGAGTATTAGTTGGTGCTGTAGTTACAATGATAGTACAGAGCAGTAGTGCTACAACGGTAATGGTAGTAGGATTTGTAAATGCAGGTATTATGTCTTTAACACAGGCAGTAGGAATAATCATGGGAGCAAATATAGGTACTACTATTACGGCACAATTAGCTTCAATAAACTTTACGGAAATTGCACCTGTATCTGTAGGTATAGGAGTAGGAATATGGCTTTTTTCATCAAATAGAAAAGTTAAAAATGTTGCTGAAATTTTAATTGGTTTTGGTATATTATTTATTGGTATGCATTTTATGAAAGATGCCGTTAATCCTTTAAGGCAGTATGAAGGTTTTACTAACTTGCTTTTAAGTTTTGGTGGAAATAACATATCTGATAAGGCACTTGCGATACTTTCTGGTTTCGCAGTTACAGCAATAATTCAGAGTAGTAGTGCTACTACTGGATTGCTTATTGCTTTGGCAAGTCAAGGGCTTTTGCCTATAGAATCAGCTTTTCCAGTTGTATTGGGAACAAATATAGGTACTTGTGTAACAGCAATGATTTCTAGTATAGGTGCAAATAAAACTGCTAAAAGAGCTGCATTAGTACACATGTTATTTAATGTCATAGGTACTGTATTGTTTATAATTTTCCTTGCAAATCCGACTATAAAGATTGTTACATCAATGTCTGATGATCCTGCTAGACAGTTGGCAAATGCACATACATTATTCAATATTGCAAATACTTTAATATTATTGCCATTTGCTTCAATACTTGTTTATATAGTTAAAAAAATAATTCCTTATGATCCAAATGAAGAAAAAGAAATTCAAGGTATAAAATATCTTGATGAGAGAATTTTGGAAACACCTTCTGTAGCTATGGTTCAAGTTATGAAAGAAGTACTTCATATGGGTAATGTAACATTAGAATCATATGGAAAAGCAATGGAAGCTTTTTTCAAAGCAGATGAAAAAATTGCTGCAGAAACATTTAAATTTGAAAAGATAATAAATGAGATGGAGAGAGAAATAGCAAATTATCTTTTGAAAATATCTAACACAGAAATATCTAGTAAACAAAGAGAAATTATTGATGGTTTATTTAATACTATAAATGATATAGAAAGAGTTGGAGACCATGCTGATAATTTAGCTGAACTAGCAGTATATAGAGTAGAAAATAAATTAAAATTTTCTGATGAAGCTATATCTGAATTAACTAGAATGCATGAAAGAGTTGTTAAATCTTATAAAGAAGCTTTAACAGCACTTAAGACTGGAGATACTAAAATAGCTCAAAGAGTAGTCGAAAGAGAAGGCGAAATAGATTTAATGGAAAAGAATTTAAGAGCTAATCATATATCTAGATTGAGTAAACAGCAATGTATACCTACATCTGGAGTTATTTTCCTAGATATAATAAGTAATCTTGAGAGAATAGCAGATCATGCATCTAATATTGCTTTAGCTGTTATAGATGCTAATAGATAA
- the trmL gene encoding tRNA (uridine(34)/cytosine(34)/5-carboxymethylaminomethyluridine(34)-2'-O)-methyltransferase TrmL, which translates to MAFNIVLYQPDIPQNTGNIARTCAITGSSLHLIKPLGFSLEDKYLKRAGLDYWRFLDIHIYENLGEFFEKYPDGKFYFATTKGAKIYTDVKYEENCFLVFGKETAGLPDEIHKKYKDRCIKIPMIKDARARSLNLSNSVAIVLYEVLRQHSFPNMF; encoded by the coding sequence ATGGCTTTTAATATAGTACTATATCAGCCTGATATACCTCAAAATACAGGCAATATAGCTAGAACATGTGCTATTACTGGCAGCAGTCTGCATTTGATTAAACCTTTAGGATTTTCTTTAGAAGATAAATATTTAAAAAGAGCTGGATTGGATTATTGGCGTTTTTTAGATATTCATATTTATGAAAATCTAGGAGAATTTTTTGAGAAATATCCAGATGGAAAATTTTATTTTGCAACTACAAAAGGGGCAAAAATATATACAGATGTAAAATACGAAGAAAACTGCTTTTTAGTTTTTGGGAAGGAAACTGCAGGACTCCCTGATGAAATTCATAAAAAATATAAGGATAGATGTATAAAAATCCCTATGATAAAAGATGCTAGAGCAAGGTCTTTAAATTTATCAAACTCAGTAGCTATTGTTTTATATGAAGTATTAAGACAACATTCATTTCCAAATATGTTTTAA
- a CDS encoding undecaprenyl-diphosphate phosphatase, with protein MIIKAIILGIIEGLTEFLPISSTGHLIIANKYLEFTGSFANAFAVVIQVGAIFSVLIYFKDKVFPKFDDRKSMKEYFSLWSKVAVGTVPAVILGLLFEDYIDEHFFNTTTVSIALILGALLLLYSESRLKREKITSERNITYRQAFLVGVAQCMALWPGMSRSASTIIGGLFLGFSRKVAAEFSFFLAIPTLIGAAVLKIFKMGFNFSPYEWLVLGVGTFVSFIVAYLVIAFFMNYIKRRKLSPFAYYRILLGILVLLLA; from the coding sequence TTGATAATCAAAGCAATTATACTAGGAATAATAGAAGGATTAACGGAATTTTTACCTATATCATCTACAGGACATCTTATTATAGCAAATAAGTATCTAGAGTTTACGGGTTCTTTTGCAAATGCTTTTGCAGTTGTGATTCAAGTTGGGGCAATTTTTTCAGTTTTAATATATTTTAAGGATAAAGTTTTTCCAAAGTTTGATGATAGAAAGAGCATGAAAGAGTATTTTAGTCTTTGGTCGAAAGTGGCAGTTGGAACTGTACCAGCTGTTATTTTGGGACTTTTATTTGAAGATTATATAGATGAACATTTTTTTAATACTACTACTGTATCAATAGCATTGATTTTAGGTGCACTACTACTTTTATATTCTGAAAGCAGATTAAAAAGAGAAAAGATTACATCAGAAAGAAATATTACATACAGACAGGCTTTTTTAGTAGGAGTAGCTCAGTGCATGGCATTATGGCCTGGAATGTCAAGGTCGGCATCAACGATTATTGGAGGATTGTTTTTAGGATTTTCTAGAAAAGTTGCAGCAGAATTTTCTTTCTTTTTGGCAATTCCTACTTTAATAGGTGCAGCAGTTTTAAAAATATTCAAAATGGGATTTAATTTTTCACCATATGAATGGCTTGTTTTAGGAGTAGGTACATTTGTATCTTTTATTGTGGCATATTTAGTTATTGCATTCTTTATGAATTATATTAAACGCAGGAAATTATCTCCTTTTGCATATTATAGGATACTTTTAGGTATATTAGTTCTTCTTTTAGCTTAA
- a CDS encoding NAD(P)/FAD-dependent oxidoreductase: MSEIYDVVIIGSGPAGLAAGLYAARAKMKTLILEKNKAGGQIVTTNEVANYPGSIENATGPSLIARMVKQAEEFGAQRKKDNVVEVDFSEKIKKVKGEKEEYKAKAVIIATGATPRKLGVPGEAELTGKGVSYCATCDADFFTDLEVFVIGGGDSAVEEAIYLTKFARKVTI, encoded by the coding sequence ATGAGTGAAATTTACGATGTAGTAATTATAGGTTCGGGACCTGCAGGTTTAGCAGCAGGATTGTATGCAGCAAGGGCGAAGATGAAAACATTGATATTAGAAAAAAATAAAGCAGGAGGACAAATAGTAACAACAAATGAAGTAGCAAATTATCCAGGTTCAATAGAAAATGCGACAGGACCAAGTCTTATAGCAAGAATGGTAAAGCAGGCAGAAGAATTTGGAGCACAGAGAAAGAAAGACAATGTAGTGGAAGTAGATTTTAGTGAAAAGATAAAGAAAGTTAAAGGAGAAAAAGAAGAATACAAAGCAAAAGCAGTAATTATAGCAACAGGAGCAACACCAAGAAAGCTGGGAGTACCCGGGGAAGCAGAATTGACAGGAAAAGGAGTATCATACTGTGCAACATGTGATGCAGACTTTTTCACAGACTTAGAAGTATTTGTAATAGGAGGAGGGGACTCAGCAGTAGAAGAAGCAATATACTTAACTAAATTTGCAAGGAAAGTAACAATA
- a CDS encoding chemotaxis protein CheX has translation MKAEHVNPFIKASKEVITQMTNIEFKVGKPFLKKSPFNAKSVLILIGITGDLKGQAIIDIDKSTALKIVSGMMGGMPVAELDEIARSALSELGNMIMGNSATLLYNQGIKIDITPPSLMMGQSMSISTDHMQNICVPLEADNDRVEINIVVKE, from the coding sequence ATGAAGGCTGAACATGTTAATCCATTTATAAAAGCTAGTAAGGAAGTAATAACTCAAATGACAAATATTGAATTTAAAGTAGGTAAACCATTTTTGAAAAAAAGTCCTTTTAATGCTAAAAGTGTGCTTATACTAATTGGTATAACAGGAGATTTAAAGGGACAAGCTATTATAGACATAGACAAATCTACGGCTTTAAAAATAGTTTCGGGTATGATGGGTGGTATGCCTGTTGCAGAATTAGATGAAATAGCTAGAAGTGCTTTATCTGAACTTGGAAATATGATAATGGGAAATTCTGCGACTCTTTTATACAATCAAGGAATCAAGATAGACATAACTCCTCCAAGTTTGATGATGGGGCAGAGTATGTCAATATCTACAGATCATATGCAGAATATATGTGTTCCACTAGAGGCTGACAATGATAGAGTCGAAATAAACATAGTAGTAAAGGAGTAG
- a CDS encoding DegV family protein gives MKIKIITDSLSDIPRELAHEYDISIIPLTVRFGTKEFKDGIDIKPQEFYEMLKESHEIPSTSQVSPNEFKKAIKEALNSGYERIIIINGSSKVSGTYQSALLAKKDIGTNNIYVFDSRCLSYGLGMIVLEAAKMAKQKKSFEEIIEKIKEMIKGAQQIFSVDTLEYLHRNGRLSTAKMVLGTLLNVKPILAIIDGVVEPIDKVRGTKKLYKSLIDICIKRGLKTGSKIGLGHSANIEGVKRLKEMIEKELRPSEIVVTDIGCTIGSHTGPGTLAIFFIAE, from the coding sequence ATGAAAATAAAAATAATTACAGATAGTTTATCAGATATTCCTAGAGAATTGGCCCATGAATATGATATTTCAATTATACCGCTTACTGTAAGATTTGGAACAAAGGAATTTAAAGATGGTATAGATATTAAACCTCAAGAATTTTATGAAATGTTAAAGGAAAGTCATGAAATTCCGAGTACATCTCAAGTATCGCCTAATGAATTTAAAAAAGCCATTAAAGAAGCATTGAATTCAGGATATGAAAGAATAATAATTATTAATGGTTCAAGTAAAGTTAGTGGTACATATCAATCTGCGTTATTGGCTAAGAAAGACATTGGAACGAATAATATATATGTTTTTGATTCTCGCTGTTTGTCTTATGGACTAGGTATGATTGTATTAGAAGCAGCTAAAATGGCTAAACAAAAGAAATCTTTTGAAGAAATAATTGAAAAAATAAAAGAAATGATAAAAGGAGCACAGCAAATATTTTCAGTAGATACACTTGAATATTTACACAGAAATGGCAGATTAAGTACTGCAAAAATGGTTCTTGGAACTTTATTGAATGTAAAACCGATACTTGCTATTATTGACGGTGTAGTTGAACCGATAGATAAAGTGAGAGGAACTAAAAAGTTGTACAAATCTTTAATAGATATATGTATAAAAAGGGGACTTAAAACAGGTAGTAAAATAGGACTTGGACATTCTGCAAATATAGAAGGTGTAAAAAGATTAAAAGAAATGATTGAAAAAGAATTAAGACCTAGTGAGATAGTAGTAACTGATATTGGATGTACTATTGGAAGTCATACAGGACCAGGAACATTAGCAATATTTTTTATAGCTGAATAA
- the hemB gene encoding porphobilinogen synthase encodes MNLIVRPRRLRINKNIRSLIRETKLSVDDLIYPLFLVEGENIKEEISSMPGNYHFSIDMLEEEIREISNLGIKAVLLFGVPNEKNPTGSEAYNDDGIVQKGIREIKKINKDILVITDICMCQYTDHGHCGIINEEGVDNDITLEYLGKIALSHAKAGADMVAPSDMMDGRVGKIREVLDANGFTNVSIMAYSAKYASAFYGPFRDAAHSKPQFGDRKTYQMDPSNSNEALREVELDIIEGADIVMIKPALPYLDIIKKVKDNFNVPIAAYNVSGEYAMIKAAIEKGLVDEKAIIFEVLTSIKRAGADIIITYFAKDIAKWIGEEM; translated from the coding sequence ATGAATCTTATAGTAAGACCAAGGAGATTGAGAATTAATAAAAATATTAGAAGTTTAATAAGAGAAACAAAATTAAGTGTTGATGACTTAATTTATCCTCTATTTTTAGTGGAAGGAGAAAATATTAAAGAAGAAATATCGTCTATGCCTGGTAATTATCATTTTTCTATTGATATGCTTGAAGAAGAAATAAGAGAAATATCTAATTTGGGAATTAAAGCAGTGCTTCTCTTTGGAGTACCAAATGAAAAAAATCCTACTGGAAGTGAAGCTTATAATGATGATGGAATAGTTCAAAAAGGTATAAGAGAAATAAAAAAGATAAATAAAGATATTTTAGTGATAACAGATATATGTATGTGTCAATATACCGATCATGGACATTGTGGAATAATTAATGAAGAAGGTGTAGATAACGATATTACATTAGAGTACTTAGGAAAGATTGCTCTATCTCATGCTAAAGCAGGTGCAGATATGGTTGCACCTTCAGATATGATGGATGGAAGAGTTGGAAAGATAAGAGAAGTTCTTGATGCAAATGGTTTTACAAATGTATCTATTATGGCGTATAGTGCTAAATATGCATCAGCTTTTTATGGACCTTTTAGAGATGCAGCTCATTCAAAACCTCAATTTGGGGATAGAAAGACATACCAAATGGACCCTAGCAATTCAAATGAAGCTTTAAGAGAAGTTGAATTAGATATTATAGAGGGTGCAGATATTGTAATGATTAAACCTGCACTGCCTTATCTTGACATAATAAAAAAAGTAAAGGATAATTTTAATGTTCCAATTGCTGCATATAATGTGAGTGGAGAATATGCCATGATAAAAGCTGCTATAGAAAAGGGACTTGTAGATGAAAAAGCAATAATATTTGAAGTGCTAACAAGCATAAAGAGAGCAGGAGCTGATATTATTATTACATATTTTGCTAAAGATATAGCAAAATGGATTGGGGAGGAGATGTAA
- a CDS encoding DegV family protein: MAIRIITDSVSDIPKKIADELNITIIPLIVNFEGSSYRDGIEITAEKLFDMIEKVKKLPTTSQITYGEFFKIFEDVIKSGDEAVVILMSSKLSGTYNSAVAAKNSLETDKITIIDSKAVTFGQGLMAIEAARMVQKGFSRKEIADKVVYMRDNMVHKFIVDNLDYLKMGGRLSATQAVVGKILNIKPILTMKDGLLIYEDKVRGKKKAIKWIIKWLKDNKINLKDKTIGIYHSNDLEYMLELKKAIIDNFDVGEIIVSKVGAVVGTHAGPGCIAVAFVK, from the coding sequence ATGGCAATCAGGATAATAACGGATAGTGTTTCAGATATACCTAAGAAAATTGCTGATGAATTAAATATAACTATTATTCCCTTGATTGTAAATTTTGAAGGAAGTTCTTATAGAGACGGTATTGAAATAACTGCTGAAAAATTATTTGATATGATTGAAAAAGTGAAGAAATTGCCGACTACTTCTCAAATTACTTATGGAGAGTTTTTTAAAATATTTGAAGACGTAATAAAATCTGGAGATGAAGCAGTAGTTATATTGATGTCTTCTAAATTGAGTGGTACATATAACAGCGCAGTTGCAGCAAAAAATTCATTAGAAACTGATAAAATTACTATAATTGATTCAAAAGCTGTAACATTTGGACAGGGACTTATGGCAATTGAAGCAGCAAGAATGGTGCAAAAGGGTTTTTCAAGAAAAGAAATTGCCGATAAAGTAGTATATATGAGAGATAATATGGTACATAAGTTTATAGTGGATAATTTAGATTATTTAAAAATGGGTGGGAGATTATCTGCGACTCAAGCTGTTGTAGGAAAAATTTTAAATATTAAACCAATATTGACTATGAAAGATGGGTTATTGATTTATGAAGACAAAGTTAGAGGAAAGAAAAAGGCAATAAAATGGATTATTAAATGGTTAAAAGATAACAAAATTAATCTTAAAGATAAAACTATAGGAATATATCATTCAAATGATTTAGAATATATGTTAGAGTTAAAAAAAGCTATAATTGATAATTTTGATGTAGGAGAAATTATAGTGTCTAAAGTGGGAGCTGTTGTGGGTACTCATGCTGGACCGGGCTGTATAGCTGTTGCATTTGTAAAATAA
- the hemL gene encoding glutamate-1-semialdehyde 2,1-aminomutase, which yields MNLEKSKKAFDEAKKYIPGGVNSPVRAFKSVSINPPFIKKGKGSKIYDIDGNEYIDYVLSWGPLILGHCHPEVIRALKNVIETGTSFGAPTEIETELAKIICEAVPSVDMVRMVNSGTEATMSALRLARAYTNRDMIVKFIGNYHGHSDSLLVKAGSGVLTYGIPGSPGVPADIVKNTISARYNDIEGMKEIFKEYGEKIAAVIIEPVAGNMGVVPATQEFMDFLREITRKYGALLILDEVMTGFRLAYSCAQSIYNVKPDITCFAKIIGGGLPVGAYGGKKEIMSKVSPMGPVYQAGTLSGNPLAMAAGFTTLKILRDNPKIYEELDEKAKMLEEGFKENAKKFGIKTVINRVGSMLCIYFTDKDVYDYETAVTSDTEMFAKYFEEMLKQGIYLSPSQFEAIFISAEHTMEDIEKTIKASYNAFKNIAL from the coding sequence TTGAATTTAGAAAAATCAAAAAAAGCTTTTGATGAGGCGAAGAAATATATTCCGGGTGGAGTTAACAGTCCGGTTAGAGCTTTTAAATCAGTTTCAATAAATCCACCTTTTATAAAAAAAGGAAAAGGTTCTAAAATATATGATATAGATGGAAATGAATATATAGATTATGTTTTATCTTGGGGACCATTGATTCTTGGACACTGCCATCCTGAAGTAATAAGAGCATTAAAAAATGTAATAGAAACTGGAACGAGTTTTGGTGCACCTACGGAAATAGAAACAGAGCTTGCTAAGATTATCTGTGAGGCAGTACCTTCAGTAGATATGGTTAGAATGGTTAACTCTGGAACAGAGGCGACAATGAGTGCTTTAAGGTTAGCTAGAGCATATACTAATAGGGATATGATAGTTAAATTTATTGGGAACTATCATGGACATTCGGATAGTCTTTTAGTAAAAGCAGGTTCAGGAGTACTTACATATGGAATACCCGGAAGTCCCGGAGTACCAGCAGATATTGTAAAAAATACAATTTCAGCTAGATATAATGATATAGAAGGTATGAAAGAAATATTCAAAGAATATGGTGAAAAAATAGCAGCTGTAATTATTGAACCTGTAGCAGGAAATATGGGAGTTGTTCCAGCTACACAAGAATTTATGGACTTTTTGAGAGAAATTACACGTAAATATGGTGCGCTTCTAATATTAGATGAAGTAATGACAGGATTTAGACTTGCATATAGCTGTGCTCAAAGCATATATAATGTTAAGCCTGATATAACTTGTTTTGCTAAAATAATTGGTGGCGGATTACCTGTAGGAGCTTATGGAGGTAAGAAGGAAATAATGAGTAAAGTTTCTCCTATGGGACCAGTATATCAAGCAGGAACTCTCTCTGGTAATCCTTTAGCTATGGCAGCTGGATTTACAACGCTTAAAATATTAAGAGATAATCCTAAAATATATGAAGAATTAGATGAAAAAGCAAAAATGCTTGAAGAAGGATTTAAAGAAAATGCTAAGAAATTTGGAATAAAAACAGTAATAAATAGAGTAGGTTCTATGTTGTGTATTTATTTTACAGACAAAGATGTATATGATTATGAAACTGCAGTTACAAGTGATACTGAGATGTTTGCAAAGTATTTTGAAGAAATGTTAAAACAAGGTATATATTTATCTCCTTCTCAATTTGAAGCTATATTTATTTCTGCTGAACATACTATGGAGGATATAGAAAAAACTATAAAAGCTAGTTACAATGCTTTTAAAAATATTGCTCTATAA
- a CDS encoding DUF362 domain-containing protein, which translates to MEKVSLIRCDEYIYEDVKESIKQSFMNLGGIDRYIKKGEKVLLKLNLLMKKKPEEATTTHPIFVRALADVLIENGAEIIIGDSPGGPFNEKILRGIYKATGMEEVAQITGAVLNYNTNSVEVINEHGKLLKKMTVIEVLKKVDKVISVSKLKTHGMVMFTGAVKNMFGIIPGLLKAEYHFKMPKIEEFSDALVDICLCGNPILSFMDGIVGMEGEGPSAGKPRKVGAVIASTSPYHLDVVATSIINIKPSNVPTIMRCIERGIVKGNLEDILLIGGKIEDFKIEDFKVPKIRSISFLKGKIPKFLERYLNNILKPKPVFHHDICIGCRDCEKSCPPKAIKMINGKPEVNLDKCIRCFCCQELCPKKAVKIHRPWILDMITKW; encoded by the coding sequence ATGGAAAAAGTGTCTTTAATTAGATGTGATGAGTATATATATGAAGATGTGAAGGAATCTATAAAACAGAGTTTTATGAATTTAGGAGGAATAGACAGATATATAAAAAAAGGCGAAAAAGTGCTTTTGAAGTTGAATTTACTTATGAAGAAAAAGCCAGAAGAAGCTACTACGACTCATCCAATTTTTGTAAGGGCATTGGCAGATGTATTGATTGAAAATGGAGCAGAAATAATAATAGGAGATAGTCCTGGTGGACCTTTTAATGAAAAAATACTTAGAGGAATTTATAAAGCAACTGGAATGGAAGAAGTTGCACAGATAACAGGAGCAGTTCTTAACTATAATACAAATTCAGTTGAAGTTATTAATGAACATGGCAAATTATTAAAAAAAATGACTGTTATTGAGGTTTTAAAAAAAGTAGATAAGGTAATTTCCGTATCGAAACTTAAAACACATGGAATGGTTATGTTTACAGGAGCAGTTAAAAATATGTTTGGCATTATACCGGGGCTTTTAAAGGCTGAATATCATTTTAAAATGCCAAAGATAGAGGAGTTTTCAGATGCATTGGTAGATATTTGTTTGTGTGGAAATCCCATTCTTTCATTTATGGATGGAATTGTAGGCATGGAAGGAGAAGGACCATCAGCAGGAAAACCTAGAAAAGTAGGTGCAGTTATAGCTTCGACAAGTCCATATCATCTAGATGTTGTAGCAACTTCAATAATAAATATAAAACCTTCTAATGTTCCAACTATTATGAGGTGTATTGAGAGAGGAATTGTTAAAGGGAATTTAGAAGATATATTATTAATTGGAGGAAAAATAGAAGATTTTAAAATAGAAGATTTTAAGGTTCCAAAAATTAGAAGCATAAGTTTTTTGAAAGGCAAGATTCCTAAGTTTTTAGAAAGATATTTAAATAACATATTAAAACCAAAGCCTGTTTTTCATCATGATATTTGTATAGGCTGTAGGGATTGTGAAAAAAGCTGTCCTCCAAAGGCAATAAAAATGATAAATGGAAAGCCAGAAGTAAATTTAGATAAATGCATAAGATGTTTTTGTTGTCAGGAATTATGTCCTAAAAAGGCAGTAAAAATTCACAGACCTTGGATTTTAGACATGATTACAAAGTGGTAA
- a CDS encoding DUF362 domain-containing protein, translated as MGSKVYFINLRSNSKKNNLSNKLKRLFDSAKLNKILEKGEQTAVKLHFGEKGNHGYIHPVFVRQIVDKIKEYEAKPFLTDTNTLYTGSRTNSVDHLITAIENGFAYSVVGAPIIIADGLFSKNSIEVEVNLKNFDKVKIAGEIFNSNSMIVLSHCKGHALAGFGGAIKNLAMGCATASGKQMQHSDAKPDVIKKKCVGCGICVNWCPKKCIEIIDGKAKIDHDKCIGCGECTTACRLRAIKVQWATNNDVFLEKMAEYAYGAVKNKKEKVGYINFVMNVTPLCDCVPWSDAPIVRDIGVLASLDPVALDKACYDLINNEAPLPNTEINVNINPGEDKFKHIHKNVNPSYIFDYAEKIGLGSKEYEIIEVK; from the coding sequence TTGGGTAGTAAAGTTTATTTTATTAATTTAAGGTCAAATTCTAAAAAGAACAATTTATCAAATAAACTTAAACGGCTTTTTGATAGTGCTAAATTAAATAAAATATTGGAAAAAGGAGAACAAACTGCAGTAAAGCTTCATTTTGGAGAGAAGGGCAATCATGGATATATACATCCGGTTTTTGTAAGACAAATAGTAGATAAAATCAAAGAATATGAAGCAAAACCTTTTTTGACAGATACAAATACACTTTATACTGGAAGCAGAACAAATAGTGTAGATCATTTAATAACAGCAATAGAAAATGGATTTGCATATTCGGTAGTTGGTGCTCCAATTATTATAGCTGACGGTTTGTTTAGTAAAAATTCTATTGAAGTTGAGGTGAATTTAAAAAATTTTGATAAAGTCAAAATAGCAGGTGAAATTTTTAATTCAAATTCTATGATAGTGCTTTCGCATTGTAAAGGACATGCTCTGGCAGGGTTTGGAGGTGCTATTAAAAATTTGGCTATGGGGTGTGCTACGGCTTCAGGAAAACAAATGCAGCATTCAGATGCAAAACCTGATGTAATAAAAAAGAAATGTGTAGGCTGTGGGATTTGTGTCAATTGGTGTCCTAAAAAATGTATAGAAATAATAGACGGTAAAGCTAAAATAGATCACGATAAATGTATTGGATGTGGAGAGTGTACTACAGCATGTAGATTACGAGCTATAAAAGTCCAATGGGCAACAAATAACGATGTGTTTTTAGAAAAGATGGCAGAATATGCCTATGGAGCAGTTAAAAATAAGAAAGAGAAAGTGGGCTATATAAATTTTGTTATGAATGTTACACCTCTTTGCGATTGTGTACCATGGAGTGATGCACCAATTGTAAGAGATATAGGTGTTTTAGCATCTTTGGACCCAGTTGCTCTTGATAAAGCATGTTATGATTTAATAAATAATGAAGCACCTCTACCTAATACGGAGATTAATGTAAATATTAATCCCGGAGAAGATAAGTTTAAACATATACACAAAAATGTAAATCCTAGTTATATATTTGATTATGCAGAAAAAATAGGTTTGGGAAGCAAAGAGTATGAAATTATTGAAGTGAAATGA
- a CDS encoding GrdX family protein gives MKKIIVTNNRLVCEKFHKNVDIIFNEDFSYLDVLKCVRDKIHEGHKLLTHPLSGSVKPNETPFKSVVISFDKGNMDFDSLAIIEESIIAAEKFINQKKLPKYSERVLDDCRFIDYCLIRSGIDSIDQFY, from the coding sequence TTGAAAAAAATAATTGTTACAAACAATAGATTAGTTTGTGAAAAATTTCATAAAAATGTGGATATAATCTTTAATGAAGATTTTAGTTACTTAGATGTATTAAAATGCGTACGTGATAAAATTCATGAAGGACATAAATTATTAACTCATCCATTATCAGGTAGTGTTAAGCCAAATGAAACTCCTTTTAAATCTGTCGTAATAAGTTTTGACAAAGGTAATATGGATTTTGATTCTTTAGCGATTATAGAGGAAAGTATAATTGCTGCAGAAAAATTTATCAATCAAAAAAAGCTTCCTAAATATTCTGAAAGAGTTTTAGATGATTGCAGATTTATTGATTATTGTTTAATTAGAAGTGGTATAGATAGTATAGACCAATTTTATTAA